From a region of the Lactuca sativa cultivar Salinas chromosome 4, Lsat_Salinas_v11, whole genome shotgun sequence genome:
- the LOC111903476 gene encoding uncharacterized protein LOC111903476 produces the protein MLICYNCKKPGHHWKNCRDPPASAVPHITSAVPVCYHCNKTGHKKPECPKLKTGKRDRGTNPAIASSSKGTTMVTRGRAHQMTVEEPVITTKVADTYLLDSNPDVVMFDSGATHSFVSHTFINRLGRNIGKLAHPMVVDVVDNRTIYVTDVYPGYTLEFSGVEFPMDLIPIAMRELCVIVGIDWLDAFDAEIHCRKKQVRVRNPRGGELIIQGDIPRLAVASCSSAIALDDVPIVSDFSDKLPHEKTFIACKRMDKLLECYISTTIIKSPIALKKQPY, from the exons ATGTTGATATGCTACAACTGCAAAAAGCCAGGGCATCATTGGAAGAATTGTAGGGATCCCCCTGCGAGTGCAGTACCTCATATTACTTCTGCAGTTCCCGTCTGCTATCACTGCAACAAGACGGGACACAAGAAGCCTGAATGCCCGAAGTTGAAGACTGGTAAAAGAGACAGGGGTACAAATCCTGCAATTGCATCATCCTCTAAGGGAACCACTATGGTGACACGAGGTCGTGCTCACCAGATGACTGTGGAGGAGCCGGTGATTACAACGAAAGTGGCAGACACTTATTTGCTAGATTCCAATCCcgatgttgttatgtttgatagcgGTGCTACCCATTCTTTTGTATCTCACACGTTTATTAATCGTTTGGGGCGTAATATCGGAAAATTGGCTCACCCAATGGTTGTCGATGTTGTCGACAACCGCACTATTTATGTCACCGATGTTTATCCGGGTTACACTCTCGAGTTTTCTGGAGTTGAATTCCCCATGGATCTTATCCCTATTGCGATGCGAGAGCTCTGCGTTATCGTAGGTATAGATTGGCTTGATGCGTTTGATGCGGAAATTCACTGTCGTAAGAAGCAAGTTCGTGTTCGAAACCCTAGAGGTGGAGAACTTATTATTCAGGGGGACATTCCCCGCCTGGCTGTGGCTTCTTGCTCTTCTGCTATAGCACTAGACGATGTTCCTATCGTTTCCGACTTCagtgat AAGCTCCCACATGAGAAAACATTTATTGCTTGCaaaagaatggataaacttctTGAATGTTATATTTCAACAACAATCATTAAAAGTCCAATAGCCCTTAAGAAACAGCCTTACTGA